A region from the Aeromicrobium choanae genome encodes:
- a CDS encoding thymidine phosphorylase, translated as MTEKFAPTEIIVAKRDGHELTDDQIDWVVDAYTRGVVASEQMSALAMAILLNGMNRREIARWTAAMIATGERMDFSSLSRPTADKHSTGGVGDKITLPLAPLVAACGVAVPQLSGRGLGHTGGTLDKLESIPGWRAALSNDEMMTQLEDLGAVICAAGSGLAPADKKLYALRDITGTVEAIPLIASSIMSKKIAEGTGALVLDVKVGSGAFMKTESDARELAETMVALGTDAGVKTVALLTDMSVPLGLTAGNALEVRESVEVLAGGGPADVVELTVALAREMLQAAGVHDVDPAEALADGRAMDAWKAMIRAQDGDPDAALPTARETEVVTAGSDGVLTSLDAYAVGVAAWRLGAGRSRPGESVQAGAGVELHAKPGDTVRAGQPLLTLHTDTPERFGRAHEALEGAWAIGDTAPQPSPIVLDRIGG; from the coding sequence ATGACGGAGAAGTTCGCCCCCACCGAGATCATCGTCGCGAAGCGCGACGGACATGAGCTGACGGACGACCAGATCGACTGGGTCGTCGACGCCTACACGCGTGGCGTCGTGGCGTCCGAGCAGATGTCGGCGCTCGCGATGGCGATCCTGCTCAACGGCATGAACCGCCGCGAGATCGCGCGCTGGACCGCCGCCATGATCGCCACGGGGGAGCGAATGGACTTCTCGTCGCTCTCGCGCCCCACGGCCGACAAGCACAGCACCGGCGGCGTGGGCGACAAGATCACCCTGCCGCTGGCGCCGCTCGTGGCGGCGTGCGGCGTGGCCGTGCCCCAGCTCTCGGGTCGCGGCCTGGGCCACACCGGCGGCACCCTCGACAAGCTCGAGTCGATCCCCGGCTGGCGCGCCGCGCTGTCGAACGACGAGATGATGACCCAGCTGGAGGACCTCGGCGCGGTCATCTGCGCCGCGGGTTCGGGGCTGGCCCCGGCCGACAAGAAGCTCTACGCGCTGCGCGACATCACGGGCACGGTGGAGGCGATCCCGCTCATCGCCAGCTCGATCATGAGCAAGAAGATCGCCGAGGGCACGGGTGCACTCGTGCTCGACGTCAAGGTCGGCTCGGGCGCCTTCATGAAAACCGAGAGCGACGCACGTGAGCTCGCCGAGACGATGGTCGCCCTGGGCACCGACGCCGGCGTGAAGACCGTGGCGCTGCTGACCGACATGTCGGTCCCGCTCGGCCTCACGGCGGGCAACGCCCTCGAGGTGCGCGAGTCGGTGGAGGTCCTCGCCGGTGGCGGCCCCGCCGACGTCGTCGAGCTCACGGTCGCCCTGGCGCGCGAGATGCTGCAGGCCGCGGGCGTCCACGACGTCGACCCGGCCGAGGCCCTGGCCGACGGGCGCGCGATGGACGCCTGGAAGGCCATGATCCGTGCCCAGGACGGCGACCCCGACGCCGCGCTGCCGACCGCGCGCGAGACCGAGGTCGTCACCGCCGGGTCCGACGGTGTGCTCACCTCGCTCGACGCCTACGCGGTGGGCGTGGCGGCGTGGCGCCTCGGCGCCGGTCGCTCCCGCCCGGGCGAGTCGGTCCAGGCCGGCGCGGGGGTGGAGCTCCACGCCAAGCCCGGCGACACGGTGCGGGCCGGTCAGCCGCTGCTGACCCTGCACACCGACACCCCCGAGCGATTCGGCCGGGCCCACGAGGCGCTGGAGGGCGCCTGGGCCATCGGCGACACCGCTCCCCAGCCGTCCCCCATCGTCCTCGACCGCATCGGCGGCTGA
- a CDS encoding MaoC family dehydratase, producing the protein MRILNDRAEIAASSGTELGVSSWTEIHQDRIDMFADATGDRQWIHVDPERAAEGPFGATVAHGYLTLSLLPFLGAQVYAFAGDRARVNYGLNRVRFMAPVLVGSKVRNRVEVLEVRDIEKGQQVTLQHTVEIEGSEKPACIAETVTLLMDA; encoded by the coding sequence ATGCGCATCCTGAATGACAGAGCCGAGATCGCCGCGTCCTCCGGGACGGAGCTGGGCGTCAGCTCGTGGACCGAGATCCACCAGGACCGCATCGACATGTTCGCCGACGCGACGGGCGACCGGCAGTGGATCCACGTCGATCCCGAGCGTGCGGCCGAGGGCCCGTTCGGCGCGACGGTCGCCCACGGCTACCTGACGCTCTCGCTGCTGCCGTTCCTGGGCGCGCAGGTCTACGCCTTCGCCGGCGACCGCGCCCGCGTCAACTACGGACTCAACCGGGTGCGCTTCATGGCGCCGGTGCTCGTGGGCTCGAAGGTCCGCAACCGGGTCGAGGTGCTGGAGGTCCGCGACATCGAGAAGGGCCAGCAGGTGACGCTGCAGCACACCGTCGAGATCGAGGGCAGCGAGAAGCCGGCGTGCATCGCCGAGACCGTCACCCTGCTGATGGACGCCTGA
- a CDS encoding adenosine deaminase: MRATPEQIAAAPKVALHEHLDGGVRPETVAEIALEIGHDLPAAPEDLGAWFEEASSSGSLVRYLETFQHTVGVMQRPEDLARVAREAVLDLAADGVVYAELRWAPEQHQNAGLSIEEAVEAVQVGIDEGVEQVRAGGRAMVVGQLLTAMRHASRGMEIAKVTVDYRDRGVLGFDIAGAEDGFPPILHLEAFEYLRRENMHFTIHAGEAFGLPSIWQAVQRCGADRLGHGVRIVDDIDFSGTPSLGRLAAYIRDRRIPLEMCPSSNLQTGAVAGMESIADHPIGPLAELGFRVTINSDNRLMSGTSIGREMNLLTDAFGYSLGDLRWFTVNAMKSAFLPFDERLVLINDVIKPGYAALGN; this comes from the coding sequence GTGAGGGCCACGCCGGAGCAGATCGCCGCCGCCCCCAAGGTCGCGCTGCACGAGCACCTCGACGGGGGAGTGCGACCCGAGACCGTCGCCGAGATCGCGCTCGAGATCGGCCATGACCTGCCGGCCGCGCCGGAGGACCTCGGTGCCTGGTTCGAGGAGGCGTCGTCGTCGGGATCGCTCGTGCGGTACCTCGAGACCTTCCAGCACACGGTCGGCGTCATGCAGCGCCCCGAGGACCTGGCCCGGGTCGCTCGTGAGGCCGTCCTCGACCTCGCGGCCGACGGCGTCGTCTACGCCGAGCTGCGCTGGGCCCCCGAGCAGCACCAGAACGCCGGGCTCTCCATCGAGGAGGCCGTCGAGGCGGTGCAGGTCGGCATCGACGAGGGCGTCGAGCAGGTCCGCGCCGGTGGGCGCGCGATGGTGGTCGGGCAGCTGCTCACCGCGATGCGCCACGCCTCGCGCGGCATGGAGATCGCCAAGGTCACCGTCGACTACCGCGACCGGGGCGTGCTCGGCTTCGACATCGCGGGCGCCGAGGACGGCTTCCCGCCGATCCTGCACCTCGAGGCGTTCGAGTACCTGCGCCGCGAGAACATGCACTTCACGATCCACGCGGGCGAGGCCTTCGGGCTGCCCTCGATCTGGCAGGCCGTGCAGCGCTGCGGCGCCGACCGGCTGGGACACGGCGTGCGGATCGTCGACGACATCGACTTCTCCGGCACGCCCTCGCTGGGACGGCTGGCGGCGTACATCCGCGACCGCCGCATCCCACTGGAGATGTGCCCGTCGTCGAACCTGCAGACGGGCGCCGTCGCGGGCATGGAGTCGATCGCCGACCACCCCATCGGGCCGCTGGCCGAGCTGGGCTTCCGCGTCACGATCAACAGCGACAACCGGCTGATGAGCGGCACCTCGATCGGCCGCGAGATGAACCTGCTGACCGACGCCTTCGGCTACAGCCTCGGCGACCTGCGCTGGTTCACCGTCAACGCCATGAAGAGCGCCTTCCTGCCGTTCGACGAGCGCCTCGTGCTGATCAACGACGTCATCAAGCCCGGCTACGCGGCGCTGGGGAACTGA
- a CDS encoding uridine kinase family protein, translated as MPHVVILAGPSGSGKSHLSERLGWTVLRLDDFYHPVDHPGLPLSTLGIPDWDDVRSWDLDAAMRAIEELCREGRTQVPVYDISVSRAVGTREVVLSGDRFIAEGLFATDMVAPSREAGVLDAAICLTRPRPVVFALRLVRDLRESRKPPMTLVRRGWRLMKDQPRIIAAAVAAGCRPMHPRRAYRFLNAGR; from the coding sequence ATGCCGCACGTCGTGATCCTGGCCGGCCCGTCCGGTTCGGGGAAGTCCCACCTGTCCGAACGACTCGGGTGGACGGTGCTGCGGCTCGACGACTTCTACCACCCGGTGGACCATCCGGGCCTGCCCCTGAGCACGCTCGGCATCCCCGACTGGGACGACGTGCGGTCGTGGGACCTCGACGCGGCGATGCGGGCCATCGAGGAGCTGTGCCGCGAGGGCCGCACGCAGGTGCCGGTCTACGACATCTCCGTCAGCCGCGCCGTGGGCACGCGTGAGGTGGTGCTCTCGGGCGACCGCTTCATCGCCGAGGGCCTGTTCGCCACCGACATGGTGGCGCCGTCCCGTGAGGCCGGCGTGCTCGACGCGGCGATCTGCCTCACGCGGCCCCGCCCGGTGGTCTTCGCGCTACGCCTCGTGCGCGACCTGCGTGAGTCCCGCAAGCCCCCGATGACGCTGGTGCGCCGGGGCTGGCGCCTCATGAAGGACCAGCCGCGCATCATCGCCGCGGCCGTGGCCGCCGGCTGCCGCCCCATGCACCCGCGCCGCGCCTACCGCTTCCTGAACGCCGGCCGCTGA
- a CDS encoding aldehyde dehydrogenase family protein, which produces MTDRLDVRKTYKLFIGGAFPRSESGRTYEVSSSRGKFLANASKASRKDARDAVGAARKAFGGWSKRTPYNRGQILYRVAEVLEGRRDQLVAEVRAAEGVSERRAIAIVDAAVDTWVWYAGWADKLSQVTGNANQVNGPFFNLTSPEPTGVVAIAAPQDSSLLGLVEVLAPVLLSGNTAVVVSSYERPLPAITLSEILSTSDVPGGVVNILTGDIVEVGPWIASHLDVNALDLTGVVDPDVARDLEAEAAVNLKRVLRPGTPTAQSLARITPFLEHKTVWHPIGV; this is translated from the coding sequence ATGACCGATCGCCTGGATGTCCGCAAGACCTACAAGCTGTTCATCGGCGGGGCCTTCCCCCGCTCGGAGTCCGGCCGCACCTACGAGGTGTCGTCGTCGCGCGGCAAGTTCCTCGCCAACGCCTCGAAGGCCTCGCGCAAGGACGCCCGCGACGCCGTGGGCGCCGCCCGCAAGGCCTTCGGCGGCTGGTCGAAGCGCACGCCGTACAACCGGGGCCAGATCCTCTACCGCGTGGCCGAGGTCCTGGAGGGCCGCCGCGACCAGCTGGTCGCCGAGGTCCGTGCCGCGGAGGGTGTGAGCGAGCGCCGTGCCATCGCGATCGTGGACGCCGCCGTGGACACGTGGGTCTGGTACGCCGGCTGGGCCGACAAGCTCTCGCAGGTCACCGGCAACGCCAACCAGGTCAACGGGCCGTTCTTCAACCTGACGTCGCCCGAGCCCACGGGCGTCGTGGCGATCGCGGCGCCGCAGGACTCGTCGCTGCTCGGCCTCGTCGAGGTGCTCGCCCCCGTGCTGCTCTCGGGCAACACCGCCGTCGTCGTCTCGTCGTACGAGCGTCCCCTGCCTGCGATCACGCTGTCGGAGATCCTCTCGACCTCCGACGTGCCCGGTGGCGTCGTCAACATCCTGACCGGCGACATCGTCGAGGTGGGCCCGTGGATCGCGTCCCACCTCGACGTCAACGCCCTGGACCTCACCGGCGTCGTGGACCCCGACGTGGCGCGCGACCTCGAGGCCGAGGCCGCGGTGAACCTCAAGCGCGTCCTGCGCCCGGGCACGCCCACGGCCCAGTCGCTCGCGCGGATCACGCCGTTCCTGGAGCACAAGACCGTCTGGCACCCGATCGGCGTCTGA
- a CDS encoding aldehyde dehydrogenase family protein, which yields MPKFEYAPAPESRSIVDLAASYGLFIDGEFTDGGGTAFKTVNPATEEVLAEVAEADEADVDRAVRAARRAHDRVWGPMPGRERAKYLFRIARILAERSREFAVLETLDNGKPIKESRDVDVPLVSQWFFYNAGWADKLDHAGLGPNPRSLGVAAQVIPWNFPLLMLAWKVAPALAAGNTVVLKPAETTPLTALLFADVCRQAELPPGVVNIVTGAGETGRLLVAHPDVNKVAFTGSTPVGREIARTVAGTDKRLTLELGGKAANIVFEDAPMDQAVEGIVRGIFFNQGHVCCAGSRLLVQESVAEEVLDRLKARMATLRLGDPLDKNTDVGAINSAEQLGRIRELAATGDDEGAARWSAPCELPERGFWYAPTIFTGVTQAHRIAREEIFGPVLSVLTFRTPAEAVEKANNTPYGLSAGVWTEKGSRILAMADQLRAGVVWANTFNQFDPASPFGGYKESGYGREGGRHGLASYLEGAR from the coding sequence ATGCCGAAGTTCGAATACGCACCCGCGCCGGAGTCGCGCTCCATCGTCGACCTCGCCGCCAGCTACGGCCTGTTCATCGACGGTGAGTTCACCGACGGTGGCGGCACCGCGTTCAAGACCGTCAACCCCGCCACCGAGGAGGTCCTCGCCGAGGTCGCCGAGGCGGACGAGGCCGACGTCGACCGCGCCGTCCGCGCCGCGCGCCGGGCCCACGACCGCGTCTGGGGCCCGATGCCCGGCCGCGAGCGCGCCAAGTACCTGTTCCGCATCGCGCGCATCCTCGCCGAGCGCAGCCGCGAGTTCGCCGTCCTGGAGACGCTCGACAACGGCAAGCCGATCAAGGAGTCGCGCGACGTCGACGTGCCCCTGGTCTCGCAGTGGTTCTTCTACAACGCCGGCTGGGCCGACAAGCTCGACCACGCCGGCCTCGGCCCGAACCCCCGGTCCCTCGGCGTGGCCGCGCAGGTCATCCCGTGGAACTTCCCGCTGCTCATGCTCGCGTGGAAGGTCGCGCCCGCGCTGGCGGCCGGCAACACGGTGGTGCTGAAGCCCGCCGAGACCACGCCGCTCACGGCCCTGCTGTTCGCCGACGTGTGCCGTCAGGCCGAGCTGCCCCCGGGCGTCGTCAACATCGTCACCGGCGCCGGCGAGACCGGCCGCCTGCTGGTCGCGCACCCCGACGTGAACAAGGTGGCCTTCACCGGCTCCACGCCCGTCGGTCGCGAGATCGCCCGCACGGTGGCCGGCACCGACAAGCGCCTCACCCTCGAGCTCGGCGGCAAGGCCGCGAACATCGTGTTCGAGGACGCGCCGATGGACCAGGCCGTCGAGGGCATCGTCCGCGGCATCTTCTTCAACCAGGGCCACGTCTGCTGCGCCGGCTCGCGCCTGCTCGTGCAGGAGAGCGTCGCCGAGGAGGTCCTCGACCGGCTCAAGGCCCGCATGGCCACGCTGCGCCTGGGCGATCCGCTGGACAAGAACACCGACGTCGGCGCGATCAACTCCGCCGAGCAGCTGGGCCGCATCCGCGAACTGGCCGCCACCGGCGACGACGAGGGCGCCGCCCGCTGGAGCGCTCCGTGCGAGCTGCCCGAGCGCGGCTTCTGGTACGCCCCGACGATCTTCACCGGCGTCACGCAGGCCCACCGGATCGCCCGGGAGGAGATCTTCGGCCCGGTCCTGTCGGTGCTGACCTTCCGCACGCCCGCCGAGGCGGTCGAGAAGGCCAACAACACGCCCTACGGCCTGTCCGCCGGCGTGTGGACCGAGAAGGGCTCGCGGATCCTCGCGATGGCCGACCAGCTGCGCGCCGGCGTGGTGTGGGCCAACACGTTCAACCAGTTCGATCCCGCCTCTCCGTTCGGCGGGTACAAGGAGTCCGGCTACGGCCGCGAGGGTGGCCGCCACGGGCTGGCCTCCTACCTGGAGGGTGCACGATGA
- the deoC gene encoding deoxyribose-phosphate aldolase, with translation MTKTLTGGLDRLPGVDQVGLEARAAQLATRSIKTTSKQWAIDLAISMVDLTTLEGADSPGKVRALATKALRPDPTDPSCPAAAAVCVYPDMVPFVREVVGDRLHVAAVATAFPSGRAPLEVKLADTAAAVAAGADEIDMVIDRGAFLSGDLAKVHEQIVAVKEASGSAHLKVILETGELQTYDNIRRASWLAMDAGADFIKTSTGKVQPAATLPTTLLMLEAVRDYRIATGRQVGVKPAGGIRTSKDAIKYLVVVNEVAGEDWLDPDWFRFGASSLLNDLLMQRQKMLTGRYSGPDYVTLD, from the coding sequence ATGACGAAGACTTTGACCGGGGGGCTGGACCGCCTGCCCGGCGTCGACCAGGTCGGCCTCGAGGCGCGCGCGGCGCAGCTGGCCACCCGCTCCATCAAGACCACGTCCAAGCAGTGGGCGATCGACCTCGCGATCTCGATGGTCGACCTCACCACGCTCGAGGGCGCCGACAGCCCCGGGAAGGTGCGGGCGCTGGCCACCAAGGCGCTGCGCCCCGATCCCACCGATCCGTCGTGCCCCGCCGCGGCCGCCGTGTGCGTCTACCCCGACATGGTGCCGTTCGTCCGTGAGGTCGTCGGCGACCGCCTGCACGTCGCGGCCGTCGCCACCGCGTTCCCCTCGGGCCGCGCCCCCCTCGAGGTCAAGCTGGCCGACACCGCCGCCGCCGTGGCCGCCGGTGCCGACGAGATCGACATGGTCATCGACCGAGGCGCCTTCCTGTCCGGCGACCTCGCGAAGGTCCACGAGCAGATCGTCGCGGTCAAGGAGGCCTCCGGCAGCGCCCACCTCAAGGTGATCCTCGAGACCGGCGAGCTGCAGACGTACGACAACATCCGCCGCGCCTCCTGGCTGGCGATGGACGCCGGCGCCGACTTCATCAAGACCAGCACCGGCAAGGTGCAGCCGGCCGCCACGCTGCCCACGACGCTGCTCATGCTTGAGGCCGTCCGCGACTACCGGATCGCCACCGGCCGCCAGGTGGGCGTCAAGCCCGCGGGCGGCATCCGCACCTCGAAGGACGCGATCAAGTACCTGGTCGTCGTCAACGAGGTCGCCGGCGAGGACTGGCTCGACCCGGACTGGTTCCGCTTCGGGGCGTCGTCGCTGCTCAACGACCTGCTCATGCAACGCCAGAAGATGCTCACCGGCCGCTACTCCGGCCCCGACTACGTGACCCTGGACTGA
- the tkt gene encoding transketolase, which yields MANTENSPTGWRDPLDLEAVRHARILPLDVVQAKGNGHAGTAVSLTPALYVLFQEYLRHDPARPDWEGRDRFVLSAGHTSLSLYLQHYLSGYGLELDDLKKARALGSLTPGHPEWGHTPGVETTTGPLGQGVGNAVGLAMSARRVHALLEPDVEPDAGLFRYRTWCVAGDGCLSEGVSQEASSLAGTLGLDGLILVWDDNRISIEGDTAIAFTEDVVGRYRSYGWAIVEIEDAEDPAAIRAGYDAAVAVTDRPVFIRLRTRIGHPMPTVGGTAGAHSGAPGEDEVAATKVALGLDPEQFFAMPSEALDHARRVRERGAAAREEWQRRYDAWRAAHPEPAALHDRMRDRDVTPTAREGLAALRAQPQKAATRIASGAVLNEISAELPWLWGGSADLAETNNVAIKDARSFTPTGYAGDEWPGGPDGTLVHFGIREHAMGAVLNGIALAGYSHPFGATFFVFSDYMRPSVRLAALMGLPVTYVWTHDSVGVGEDGPTHQPVEHLWAHRAIPGLDVVRPADWVETVDAWSRALGSDRPTALVLSRQGVPVVGDAVPAGEGAVRGAYVLADVTTTPDAIIVATGSEVGLALQARDTLANEGIGVRVVSAPCLEWFEEQDLAYRESVLPRAVTARVSVEAGTGTGWHRYVGTNGEIVSVEEFGASGAGDLVLAERGITAEAVVAAVHRSIATVRSDEKERNAR from the coding sequence GTGGCGAACACCGAGAACTCCCCCACCGGCTGGCGCGATCCCCTCGACCTCGAGGCGGTGCGCCATGCGCGCATCCTGCCCCTCGACGTCGTTCAGGCGAAGGGCAACGGGCACGCCGGCACCGCCGTCAGCCTCACGCCCGCGCTCTACGTGCTGTTCCAGGAGTACCTGCGGCACGACCCCGCGCGCCCCGACTGGGAGGGCCGTGACCGGTTCGTGCTCTCCGCCGGCCACACGAGCCTCTCGCTCTACCTGCAGCACTACCTCAGCGGGTACGGCCTCGAGCTGGACGACCTCAAGAAGGCCCGCGCGCTCGGCAGCCTGACTCCCGGACACCCCGAGTGGGGTCACACCCCCGGCGTCGAGACCACCACCGGCCCGCTCGGCCAGGGCGTCGGCAACGCGGTCGGCCTGGCGATGTCGGCGCGCCGCGTGCACGCCCTGCTGGAGCCGGACGTGGAGCCCGACGCCGGCCTGTTCCGGTACCGCACCTGGTGCGTCGCCGGTGACGGCTGCCTCTCCGAGGGCGTCTCGCAGGAGGCCTCCTCGCTCGCCGGAACGCTGGGCCTCGACGGCCTCATCCTCGTCTGGGACGACAACCGCATCTCGATCGAGGGCGACACCGCGATCGCGTTCACCGAGGACGTCGTGGGGCGCTACCGCTCCTACGGCTGGGCGATCGTCGAGATCGAGGACGCCGAGGACCCCGCCGCGATCCGCGCCGGCTACGACGCTGCCGTCGCCGTGACCGACCGTCCGGTCTTCATCCGCCTCCGGACCCGCATCGGCCACCCGATGCCCACCGTCGGCGGCACCGCCGGCGCCCACTCCGGCGCCCCCGGCGAGGACGAGGTCGCGGCCACGAAGGTCGCCCTCGGACTCGATCCCGAGCAGTTCTTCGCGATGCCGTCGGAGGCGCTCGACCACGCCCGCCGCGTGCGCGAGCGCGGCGCCGCGGCCCGCGAGGAGTGGCAGCGACGCTATGACGCGTGGCGCGCCGCCCACCCCGAGCCGGCCGCCCTGCACGACCGGATGCGCGACCGCGACGTCACGCCCACCGCCCGCGAGGGGCTCGCCGCCCTGCGCGCCCAGCCGCAGAAGGCCGCCACCCGCATCGCCAGCGGCGCGGTCCTCAACGAGATCTCGGCCGAGCTGCCCTGGCTCTGGGGCGGCTCCGCCGACCTGGCCGAGACCAACAACGTCGCGATCAAGGACGCCCGCAGCTTCACGCCCACGGGCTACGCGGGCGACGAGTGGCCCGGCGGCCCCGACGGCACGCTCGTCCACTTCGGCATCCGCGAGCACGCGATGGGCGCCGTCCTCAACGGCATCGCCCTCGCCGGGTACTCGCACCCGTTCGGCGCGACGTTCTTCGTCTTCTCCGACTACATGCGGCCCTCCGTGCGCCTCGCCGCCCTGATGGGCCTGCCCGTCACCTACGTCTGGACGCACGACTCGGTCGGCGTCGGCGAGGACGGCCCGACGCACCAGCCGGTGGAGCACCTGTGGGCGCACCGCGCCATCCCGGGCCTCGACGTGGTCCGCCCAGCCGACTGGGTCGAGACCGTCGACGCGTGGTCGCGCGCCCTGGGCAGCGACCGGCCCACCGCTCTCGTGCTGAGCCGCCAGGGCGTCCCGGTCGTCGGCGACGCCGTCCCGGCCGGAGAGGGCGCCGTCCGCGGTGCCTACGTGCTGGCCGACGTCACCACCACGCCTGACGCGATCATCGTGGCCACGGGCTCCGAGGTGGGCCTGGCCCTGCAGGCCCGCGACACGCTCGCGAACGAGGGCATCGGCGTCCGTGTCGTCTCCGCCCCGTGCCTCGAGTGGTTCGAGGAGCAGGACCTCGCCTACCGCGAGTCGGTCCTGCCCCGCGCCGTCACGGCTCGCGTCAGCGTCGAGGCCGGCACCGGCACCGGCTGGCACCGCTACGTCGGCACGAACGGTGAGATAGTGAGTGTCGAGGAGTTCGGTGCGAGCGGAGCCGGTGATCTCGTGCTCGCCGAGCGCGGCATCACCGCCGAGGCCGTCGTGGCTGCGGTGCACCGCAGCATCGCCACGGTCCGCTCGGACGAGAAGGAGAGGAACGCTCGATGA
- a CDS encoding ROK family transcriptional regulator encodes MSGFGEALALFRRHGPLTRAQVVELSGLSRATATHRLDGLVRAGLIRPRADDRSTGGRPAGVFDLAAARGSLLVADIGSSHARYGLADLRGRVLEALDEDIAIDDGPDVVLAGVARAFDRLVTDSTPPVLGAAIGVPGPVDQRTGRLVSPPTMSGWDGVDVAERMAAHVGAPTVVDKDANLVALGVHRALRADSVPGADDLLVVKVGMGIGAGIISRGLVLHGARGGAGDLGHIPHDDGPRCRCGQQGCAEASAGAWAIAARLRELGHPVRTSADVVALAANGDRDATAALRAAGRRIGDVVVEAVGVLNPAMVVVGGDLAEAGDLLVDGVRERVFERSHPLATTDLTVIVSPLGADAGLLGAAQMAADAALAPARVDTLVDA; translated from the coding sequence GTGTCCGGATTCGGCGAGGCGCTCGCACTGTTCCGCCGGCACGGTCCCCTCACCCGGGCCCAGGTCGTGGAGCTCTCCGGTCTCTCGCGCGCCACCGCCACCCACCGTCTCGACGGCCTGGTCCGCGCCGGGCTCATCCGCCCACGGGCCGACGACCGCAGCACGGGCGGGCGGCCGGCCGGGGTCTTCGACCTCGCCGCCGCGCGCGGGAGCCTCCTCGTCGCCGACATCGGCAGCAGCCACGCGCGCTACGGCCTCGCCGACCTCCGCGGGCGCGTCCTGGAGGCACTGGACGAGGACATCGCGATCGACGACGGGCCCGACGTGGTGCTCGCCGGCGTCGCCCGCGCCTTCGACCGCCTCGTCACCGACAGCACGCCCCCGGTCCTGGGCGCCGCCATCGGCGTGCCCGGACCCGTCGACCAGCGCACGGGCCGCCTCGTCAGCCCACCCACGATGAGCGGCTGGGACGGCGTCGACGTCGCCGAGCGCATGGCCGCCCACGTCGGCGCACCGACCGTGGTCGACAAGGACGCGAACCTCGTGGCACTGGGCGTCCACCGGGCCCTGCGCGCCGACTCCGTGCCCGGCGCCGACGACCTGCTCGTGGTGAAGGTCGGCATGGGCATCGGCGCCGGCATCATCTCGCGCGGCCTCGTGCTGCACGGCGCCCGCGGGGGCGCCGGCGACCTCGGGCACATCCCCCACGACGACGGTCCGCGCTGCCGCTGCGGGCAGCAGGGCTGTGCAGAGGCCTCCGCCGGCGCGTGGGCGATCGCCGCCCGGCTCCGCGAGCTCGGCCACCCCGTGCGCACGTCGGCCGACGTGGTCGCGCTCGCGGCGAACGGCGACCGCGACGCCACCGCCGCGCTGCGGGCCGCGGGCCGGCGGATCGGCGACGTCGTCGTCGAGGCCGTCGGGGTCCTGAACCCCGCGATGGTCGTGGTCGGGGGCGACCTCGCCGAGGCGGGCGACCTGCTCGTCGACGGCGTCCGCGAGCGGGTCTTCGAGCGCTCGCACCCGCTCGCCACCACCGACCTGACGGTGATCGTGTCCCCACTGGGTGCTGACGCCGGCCTGCTCGGCGCCGCCCAGATGGCGGCCGACGCGGCGCTCGCACCGGCGCGGGTGGACACCCTCGTCGACGCGTGA